In Pseudofrankia saprophytica, one genomic interval encodes:
- a CDS encoding carboxylesterase/lipase family protein — MTGVVETRVVETTVGKVRGRVEENGTLAFLGIPYGGPTSGAGRFRPPAPAEPWAGVRDRVDWGPRCKQSMLRLGARYGADEPGLDRAAAIARGIALVTLSGGGDRGRVSEDCLNLNLWTPASDDARRPVMVWLHGGGFSSGSANNAAYLGDRLARRGDVVVVTVNHRLGVLGHLHLAELGGQRWAGSGNAGMLDVALALAWVRDNAAAFGGDPGRVTVFGQSGGGAKVCTLLAMPAAAGLVHRAAIQSGPSIGAVTAETADRAARALLRALELDATRLDRLQEIPAGVLLTAAAAVARAGESAGSPGFAPVLDGVALPAHPFDPVPAATQRDVPLLVGATADEATFMSAFDPRFGALTMADVAPGLAGAWGERADLRVELLRDLRPYWTPSFLRAWSKGIGFQVATSLLAERKAAAGGAPVFGYLLAWRSSALGGILGAPHCLDLPLVFDNPDRARIGGDAADLGRLIDEVAGAWIAFARSGDPNHSGLPAWPAYGTGDRATMVFDRPTRVVRDPEPEIRAEFAPSPLFF; from the coding sequence TTGACCGGCGTCGTCGAGACCAGGGTTGTCGAGACCACAGTCGGAAAGGTGCGCGGGCGGGTCGAGGAGAACGGGACGCTCGCGTTCCTCGGGATTCCCTACGGCGGGCCGACGTCCGGAGCGGGACGGTTCCGCCCGCCGGCACCGGCCGAGCCGTGGGCGGGCGTGCGGGACCGCGTCGACTGGGGACCGCGGTGCAAACAGTCGATGCTGCGGCTGGGTGCCCGGTACGGCGCGGACGAGCCCGGCCTCGACCGGGCCGCCGCGATCGCCCGCGGCATCGCGCTGGTCACCCTGTCCGGCGGCGGCGACCGCGGGCGGGTCAGCGAGGACTGCCTGAACCTCAACCTCTGGACCCCGGCCAGCGACGATGCCCGCCGCCCGGTCATGGTCTGGCTGCATGGCGGCGGCTTCTCCAGCGGCAGCGCGAACAACGCCGCCTACCTCGGCGACCGGCTGGCCCGCCGCGGCGACGTCGTCGTGGTCACCGTCAACCACCGGCTCGGCGTACTCGGCCACCTGCACCTGGCCGAGCTGGGTGGCCAGCGGTGGGCCGGGTCGGGAAACGCGGGGATGCTCGACGTGGCCCTGGCCCTCGCCTGGGTCCGCGACAACGCGGCGGCCTTCGGCGGGGACCCGGGCCGGGTGACGGTGTTCGGCCAGTCCGGCGGAGGGGCGAAGGTCTGCACCCTGCTCGCCATGCCGGCCGCCGCCGGTCTGGTGCACCGCGCGGCGATCCAGAGCGGCCCCAGCATCGGAGCCGTCACCGCCGAGACCGCCGACCGCGCGGCGCGCGCGCTGCTGCGTGCCCTCGAGCTCGACGCCACCCGCCTCGACCGGCTTCAGGAGATCCCCGCGGGCGTGCTCCTGACGGCGGCCGCCGCCGTGGCCAGGGCGGGGGAGAGCGCCGGTTCGCCGGGCTTCGCCCCCGTCCTCGACGGCGTCGCGCTGCCGGCCCATCCGTTCGACCCGGTCCCGGCGGCGACCCAGCGGGACGTACCGCTGCTGGTCGGCGCCACCGCGGACGAGGCGACGTTCATGTCCGCCTTCGACCCCCGGTTCGGCGCGCTCACCATGGCGGACGTCGCTCCCGGCCTCGCCGGGGCCTGGGGCGAGCGCGCCGACCTGCGTGTCGAGCTGCTGCGGGACCTGCGCCCGTACTGGACGCCGTCGTTCCTGCGGGCCTGGAGCAAGGGCATCGGCTTCCAGGTCGCCACGTCGCTGCTCGCCGAGCGCAAGGCCGCGGCGGGCGGCGCACCCGTGTTCGGATACCTGCTCGCCTGGCGTTCCTCGGCGCTGGGCGGGATCCTCGGCGCCCCGCACTGCCTGGACCTGCCGCTCGTCTTCGACAACCCGGACCGGGCCCGGATCGGCGGGGACGCCGCCGACCTGGGCCGCCTCATCGACGAGGTGGCCGGCGCCTGGATCGCCTTCGCCCGATCCGGCGACCCGAACCATTCCGGCCTGCCCGCCTGGCCGGCGTACGGCACCGGTGACCGGGCCACGATGGTGTTCGACCGTCCCACCCGGGTGGTGCGCGACCCGGAGCCCGAGATCCGCGCCGAGTTCGCCCCGTCGCCCCTGTTCTTCTGA
- a CDS encoding cold-shock protein, producing MRTGRVLRFDQVRGYGFIAPTGGGEDIFLHANDLLVDKHLVTAGVTMEFEVEQGDRGPKATGARLVRAAQASPSPAAGADAAEGPTREAGDDTEDFFYVPSAKEFTREITELLLQAEPTLTGAQILAVRRGLTRLAEKNGWIDG from the coding sequence GTGCGCACAGGCAGGGTCCTGAGGTTTGATCAGGTGCGAGGCTACGGCTTCATCGCACCGACCGGGGGCGGCGAGGACATCTTCCTCCATGCCAATGATCTGCTGGTAGACAAGCACCTGGTGACCGCTGGCGTGACGATGGAGTTCGAGGTCGAGCAGGGCGACCGGGGACCGAAGGCGACCGGCGCGCGGCTGGTGCGCGCGGCGCAGGCCAGCCCGTCACCGGCCGCCGGCGCGGACGCCGCCGAGGGGCCGACGCGCGAGGCGGGGGACGACACCGAGGACTTCTTCTACGTCCCGTCGGCGAAGGAGTTCACCCGTGAGATCACCGAGCTCCTGCTGCAGGCCGAGCCGACGCTGACCGGCGCGCAGATCCTGGCCGTCCGCCGTGGTCTGACCAGGCTCGCCGAGAAGAACGGCTGGATCGACGGCTGA
- a CDS encoding DUF2237 family protein, with protein sequence MTDERNVLGDPLEPCGTDPMTGFFRDGCCSTGSEDLGNHTVCAVVTKEFLDHQRAVGNDLSTPRPEWAFPGLRPGDRWCVVAARWLQAYRAGAAAPVVLASTNARALEIVPIEALREHAVDVPADPRSLT encoded by the coding sequence GTGACGGACGAGCGCAACGTTCTCGGTGACCCGCTGGAGCCGTGTGGCACCGACCCGATGACCGGTTTCTTCCGGGACGGCTGCTGCAGCACCGGGTCGGAGGATCTCGGCAACCACACCGTCTGCGCCGTGGTCACCAAGGAGTTCCTCGACCATCAACGCGCTGTCGGCAACGACCTGTCCACCCCGCGCCCCGAGTGGGCCTTCCCCGGCCTGCGCCCCGGCGACCGGTGGTGCGTGGTCGCGGCCCGCTGGCTGCAGGCCTACCGGGCGGGCGCCGCGGCGCCCGTGGTGCTCGCCTCGACGAACGCCCGCGCGTTGGAGATCGTCCCGATCGAGGCCCTGCGGGAGCATGCCGTCGACGTGCCGGCGGACCCGCGCTCGCTGACCTAG
- a CDS encoding DUF3073 family protein, whose amino-acid sequence MGRGRAKAKQTRVARDLKYHSPNIDLDRLRADLGGAPDDDLDGEAEATAGSGGWADLYEQDDEEDEARASSY is encoded by the coding sequence ATGGGGCGGGGTCGGGCCAAGGCAAAGCAGACGAGGGTCGCTCGAGACCTCAAGTACCACTCGCCGAACATCGATCTCGACCGGCTGCGGGCCGACCTTGGCGGCGCACCGGACGACGATCTTGACGGCGAGGCCGAGGCGACGGCGGGTTCCGGCGGCTGGGCCGATCTTTACGAGCAGGACGACGAGGAGGACGAGGCGCGAGCCTCGTCCTACTGA
- a CDS encoding ArsR/SmtB family transcription factor, which produces MATQLYELQAQFFRSLAHPARIRVLELLRTGERSVGELVGEVGLEASHLSQQLGVLRRAGLVTTRKQGTTVYYALATPLIAGLLDQTRLILTGVLNEQAEILRDLLAAQP; this is translated from the coding sequence ATGGCGACCCAGCTCTACGAGCTCCAAGCCCAGTTCTTTCGTTCCCTGGCACATCCGGCCCGTATCCGCGTTCTCGAGCTGCTTCGCACAGGCGAGCGCTCGGTCGGCGAGCTCGTGGGCGAGGTCGGCCTCGAGGCCTCCCACCTGTCCCAGCAGCTCGGCGTACTGCGCCGCGCCGGCCTGGTGACCACCCGCAAGCAGGGCACGACCGTCTACTACGCGCTGGCGACGCCGCTGATCGCCGGGCTGCTCGACCAGACGCGGCTGATCCTCACCGGCGTCCTCAACGAGCAGGCGGAAATCCTGCGGGACCTTCTCGCCGCCCAACCCTGA